A portion of the Malania oleifera isolate guangnan ecotype guangnan chromosome 3, ASM2987363v1, whole genome shotgun sequence genome contains these proteins:
- the LOC131151822 gene encoding receptor-like protein kinase ANXUR2, producing MSSNSHVLFSLMFFSFSCKFLYVVSGRSSPRSNTDLFILACGDSSSKTDANGRKWVPDSEYLTSSCNSMSATAESQDPSLPSSVPYMSARVFTSECTYKFSVSPEKHHWVRLHFYPSSYSSLDPLEAYFSVTAGEFTLLNNFSASITAQALTQAYIIREFSLKPSQSGSLILTFTPSSKQKGSYAFVNGIEMVSVPADVFESAPLVGFSDQSVDVNDSSLQTMFRLNIGGKYIPPNNDSGLTRTWYDDSPYLFGAAFGVTSQAAKNVTIRYPSGVPGYIAPIDVYSTARSMGPNAKVNENYNLTWVFQVDANFTYLVRFHFCDFQLTKVNQRAFDIYINNQTAQAAADVIAWSGSKGVPVYKDFATHTSDGPGNEELWVALHPSVSMKPEYYDAILNGLEIFKLNDAARNLAGPNPVPSPMLLKAVSDEKKAFAPSESNNQSKLISGIAAGIAGLVLVAAICIFIHRRKKIADGSECAASWLPLYGNSQTSACKSTICGRSDVGRSLSSQAAVMCRHFTLAEIKQGTKNFDESQVIGVGGFGKVYKGIVDRGTKVAIKRSNPCSEQGVNEFQTEIDMLSKLRHRHLVSLIGCCEENGEMILVYDFMGNGTLREHLCKSNMSHLSWKQRLEICIGAARGLHYLHTGAKYTIIHRDVKTTNILLDENWVAKVSDFGLSKTGPNLDQTHVSTVVKGSFGYLDPEYFRRQQLTEKSDVYSFGVVLFEVLCARPALDPSLPKEQVSLADWARQCQRMGVLEEIIDPHLRGKINPKCLNKFAETAEKCLSEHGIDRPSMGDVLWNLEFVLRLHKNPDGEVMIPEDKVNADYTMHRTMLTIEEESTASEETDDVNTSAAFSQLVDFKGR from the coding sequence ATGAGCTCCAATTCCCACGTTTTGTTTTCTTTAatgttcttctctttctcttgTAAGTTCTTGTATGTAGTAAGTGGCAGAAGCAGTCCCCGGTCGAACACTGATTTGTTCATCCTCGCCTGTGGCGATTCAAGCAGCAAAACAGATGCCAATGGCAGGAAATGGGTTCCGGATTCCGAGTACCTCACCTCCTCCTGCAATTCGATGTCGGCCACAGCCGAATCTCAAGACCCATCGCTGCCTTCTTCGGTCCCTTACATGTCTGCCAGAGTTTTCACATCTGAATGCACCTACAAGTTCTCTGTTTCTCCAGAGAAGCACCACTGGGTGAGGCTTCATTTCTACCCATCTTCTTACAGCAGTTTAGATCCTTTGGAGGCATACTTCTCAGTAACCGCAGGGGAGTTTACGCTCCTTAACAATTTCAGTGCTTCCATTACGGCCCAAGCTCTCACACAGGCCTACATAATTAGAGAATTCTCCTTGAAGCCCAGTCAATCTGGTTCTCTTATTCTCACATTCACCCCCTCATCAAAACAAAAGggatcatatgcttttgtcaatGGCATTGAGATGGTTTCagtgcctgcagatgtgtttgaaTCAGCACCTTTGGTTGGTTTCTCCGACCAGTCCGTGGATGTCAATGACTCCTCACTGCAGACTATGTTTAGGTTGAATATTGGTGGGAAATACATTCCTCCAAATAATGATTCTGGGCTTACCCGGACATGGTACGATGATTCGCCTTACTTGTTTGGTGCAGCCTTTGGGGTTACCTCTCAGGCTGCTAAGAATGTCACAATTAGATACCCTTCTGGCGTACCAGGGTACATTGCCCCGATTGATGTCTATAGCACAGCTAGATCGATGGGTCCTAATGCAAAAGTTAATGAGAACTATAATCTCACTTGGGTGTTTCAAGTTGATGCAAATTTCACTTACCTTGTTAGGTTCCATTTTTGTGATTTCCAACTCACCAAGGTCAACCAGAGAGCATTTGATATCTATATCAACAATCAGACAGCGCAGGCAGCTGCTGATGTGATTGCGTGGTCGGGATCGAAAGGAGTGCCTGTGTACAAGGATTTTGCCACGCACACAAGCGATGGGCCTGGCAATGAAGAGCTATGGGTGGCCTTGCACCCTTCTGTATCGATGAAGCCAGAGTACTACGATGCAATCCTTAATGGGCTGGAGATATTTAAGCTGAATGATGCGGCTAGGAACTTGGCCGGCCCAAACCCAGTTCCTTCTCCCATGCTTCTTAAGGCAGTGTCTGATGAAAAAAAGGCATTTGCTCCATCAGAGTCCAATAATCAATCCAAACTGATCAGTGGCATTGCAGCCGGGATAGCTGGTTTGGTTTTGGTTGCTGCTATCTGCATTTTCATCCACCGCAGGAAGAAAATTGCTGATGGGTCTGAATGTGCAGCGAGTTGGCTGCCACTCTACGGTAACTCCCAAACATCGGCTTGCAAATCAACAATCTGCGGAAGAAGTGATGTAGGTAGGAGCCTTTCGTCTCAAGCTGCAGTCATGTGTAGGCATTTTACCTTGGCAGAAATAAAACAAGGTACGAAAAACTTCGATGAGTCACAGGTAATTGGGGTTGGAGGATTTGGGAAGGTCTATAAAGGCATTGTGGACAGAGGGACCAAAGTGGCCATTAAAAGATCAAACCCATGCTCGGAACAAGGTGTTAATGAATTCCAGACTGAGATTGACATGCTTTCAAAGCTAAGACATAGGCATTTGGTGTCTCTGATTGGGTGCTGTGAAGAAAATGGTGAGATGATCCTGGTTTATGATTTCATGGGCAATGGGACTCTAAGAGAGCACCTCTGCAAGAGCAACATGTCTCATTTGTCATGGAAGCAAAGGTTGGAAATTTGTATTGGTGCTGCAAGGGGACTTCACTACCTTCACACTGGTGCCAAGTACACCATCATTCACAGGGATGTAAAAACTACAAACATACTTTTGGATGAGAATTGGGTGGCAAAGGTTTCTGATTTTGGGCTCTCAAAAACGGGTCCCAATCTCGACCAAACGCATGTAAGTACAGTAGTGAAGGGAAGCTTTGGGTACTTGGATCCCGAGTACTTCCGAAGGCAGCAATTGACAGAAAAGTCTGATGTTTACTCTTTTGGGGTAGTCCTCTTTGAAGTCTTGTGTGCAAGACCAGCTCTTGATCCTAGCCTTCCAAAAGAACAAGTTAGCCTTGCAGATTGGGCGCGTCAATGCCAGAGGATGGGAGTTCTAGAGGAAATTATAGATCCGCATCTCCGGGGAAAGATCAATCCCAAGTGCCTGAATAAATTCGCTGAGACAGCTGAGAAGTGCTTGTCTGAGCATGGAATTGATCGCCCTTCAATGGGAGATGTGCTGTGGAATCTCGAGTTTGTGCTCCGGTTGCACAAAAACCCTGATGGAGAGGTCATGATTCCAGAAGATAAGGTGAATGCTGATTACACTATGCATAGAACTATGCTAACCATTGAAGAGGAGAGTACAGCGAGCGAGGAAACCGATGATGTAAATACAAGTGCAGCATTTTCCCAGCTAGTGGATTTCAAAGGGAGATAG